In one window of Scylla paramamosain isolate STU-SP2022 chromosome 36, ASM3559412v1, whole genome shotgun sequence DNA:
- the LOC135091120 gene encoding spectrin beta chain-like isoform X5, producing the protein MERKEARKDSTSSSSSSSSSSSSSSSSSKEEIFEEAKEGKEADQEEQQYSSDRDTWRDSLNQAWMESLGEIGEKSHNVQVTNGTTGQSTAVEVTQQSSSSAGDRVLTTRVSQDSFVDYGGQILTMQVSQESFSSNGGQVSMTQASQEVSSCAGGQILTKQISQESCSSASGQVTVMQVSKEVFSSATGQVLTSQVSRESHGSASGQVSVTQDAQGSSSTPRRGLLMTQLSRESLGSAGGRVSKRQVSRESSTNSETVTSYGQQTQHIQVVSSSHKRSHRSSSSSSLDGVEGKDQIGHRRKRLSASEYSSHESDSGGSSSTPISPLSAKPPELQQIIRQSASSSGIAEETNLPPAGEEPVLSEMKFELSSWPSRSESVRKVKVMAHKPVKRSITSDPSVQHIYTGAMERHIKELKDERESVQKKTFMKWVNSHLVRVSTRIGDLYVDLRDGKQLLKLLEILSGERLPRPTKGKMRIHCLENVDKALQFLRDQRVHLENMGSHDIVDGNARLTLGLIWTIILRFQIQDITIEETENQETKSAKDALLLWCQMKTAGYHNVNIRNFTTSWRDGLAFNAIIHKHRPDLVQYEKLSRSNPIHNLNNAFTTAENKLGLTKLLDAEDIFVEQPDEKSIITYVVTYYHYFSKLKQETVQGKRIGKVVGIAMENDRMIKEYENLTSDLLKWIETTIESLNDRAFANSLTGVQTQLTQFNTYRTVEKPPKFVEKGNLEVLLFTLQSKMRANNQKPYLPKEGKMISDINKAWERLEKAEHERELALREELIRQEKLEQLAARFNRKAGMRETWLSENQRLVSQDNFGFDLAAVEAAAKKHEAIETDIFAYEERVQAVVAVAQELEAENYHDIERINARKDNVLRLWNYLLELLRLRRMRLELSLQLQQNFQEMIYILDSMEDMKVRLLSEDYGKHLMGVEDLLQKHSLLEADINVLGERVKTVIEHSQRFLDDEQVEGYRPCDPSIVLERVQQLEDAYGELVKLAVERRLRLEESRKLWQFYWDMAEEENWIKEKEQILSTSDIGHDLITVNLLLTKHKTVEEELSSHEPQLMACVKIGEELIAQQHFGSDKIQERIDEIMGMWNNLKEKSANRKKRLTDAVDLHQFYTEADDVDTWMLDILRLVSSEDTGRDEATVQSLLKKHKDVTEELKNYATTIEALHQQASELNEIDRESPDVVERLASIDRRYKELLELAKMRKQRLLDALSLYKLFTEADGVEQWIGEKERMLQTMVPAKDIEDCEIMKHRYEGFEQEMNANASRVAVVNQLARQLLHVEHPNSEDIVARQNQLNQRWAELREKAENKREELNSAHGVQTFHIECRETVLWIEDKKRVLMETADLGTDLSGIMTLQRRLSGMERDLAAIQAKLDSLEREADKISQEHPEEAELIRERVEQIRAVWDQLTQLLKERDAKLEEAGDLHRFLRDLDHFQAWLTKTMTDVASEDIPSNLAEAEKLLSQHQSIREEIDNYTEDYTKMMEYGERITAEDVTPADDAQYMFLRERLKALKDGWAELHQMWENRQQLLSQSLNLQMFLRDAKQGEVLLSQQEHYLSKDETPTNLEQAENLIKRHEAFLTTMEANDEKINGICQFAQRLLDEGHYAVDKIQKKAENIEERRQQNRERALEQMERLRDQLQVHQFLQDCEELNDWVQEKHIIAQDESYRSAKTVHSKWTRHQAFEAEIASNKDRLVRVQQAGEELVKEKPEMAEMIGPKISELNQHFEDLESTTKEKGERLFDANRQVLYEQTCDDIDTWMSDLEKQIEGGDTGMDLTSVNILMQKQHLIETQMAVKAKQVEQLESQADYLQRMDPEKTDKVKSMKAKVEAKFESLKAPLLDRNEALNKKKEAFQFRRDVEDEKLWIQEKMPQATSSEYGNSLFTVHMLKKKLQSLSTEIDNHEPRINLVCENGRKLIEAGHTDADEFHKLLEELLDDWAKLKDAMEFRRSKLMVSEKAQQYLFDASEAEVWMSEQELYMMVEDRGKDELSAQNLMKKHQSLESDVTDYAETIRQLGETARHLISEEHPDSEQISKRQSQIDKLYAGLRDLAVERRSKLDEALKLFMLNREVDDLEQWIAEREVVAGSHELGQDYDHVTMLRDRFKDFARDTETIGNERVAAVNEIADQLISAGHSDAATIAEWKDGLNESWADLLELIETRTQMLAASWELHKFFHDCKDVLSRILEKQNSISDELGRDAGSVSALQRKHQNFVQDLVMLQQQVQQIQDDSSKLQAAYAGDKAREITNREAEVVSAWLNLQGMCEDRRVKLSDTGDLFKFFNMVRTLILWMDDVIRQMNTTEKPRDVSGVELLMNNHQSLKAEVDAREDNFNVCVSLGKELLARNHYATPEIKEKLMSLSNQRINMLQRWEERWEHLQLILEVYQFARDASVAECWLMAQEPYLVSAEFGRSIDEVENLIKKHEAFEKACSAQEERFAALERLTTLEIKTLSRRDSSLKNRDWSSRRLSMPSCPTHSYGSHHSSSPASILPFFTAFSCPSLSMFHSTQVNSGLRMPDIRIQPPVLSGIRKRKRLKSASNPQLSQTINFKDSDTNGLFHDIRFERGNYFEGQQSNIHLGLPLQSDAGTSLFLNSRTSGSNHQSTDSLGRHDSVSPVDSLEGPEHELVSASPIQEFVSVDKYESPYLEESAYRISSFCLQHNGGSGAPDVSDEEVYVSSGNNRFYMRNPLLVYSDSMDSLEEGPTLPPIYEVEGEGSEITELASSPKSSQLLRTECTEGGVEKPKAQAQQQRHSCHDSCAQYCSQNDSIMSYYSVVPPEEGRESVRNVDHLVDRLDVKHLHSCSSPSSPFPLTPPNTCDSSPKLSNTIAPRNNLHALSGVEFELKELKRKQEEEEEERQRQEELARQAAAPPPQSPDQPTDGVDGSGEDSHLNGEEHDESREAVEPPSAVAPPKGHPHTLPRAPTPASKESRRRVRSRSKSPFRSFRWKKTKTSPSEAPGSASDDESNLERAAAPKHPPSVAPSATATSAVAPSAPAPAKEERPSPTGDEDQLEGSLVRKHEWESTTKKASNRSWDKLFLVLRGNTLFFYKDRKSYQAAPEVYFRAEIPCDLSGGQASVADDYTKKKHVLRLRLVSGSEYLFQAKDEEELNTWVAALQVATSAEGSAGPSRSQTLPAGSEKKDEPKRRSFFTLKKK; encoded by the exons atggagagaaaggaagcaaggaaggactCAACGAGCTCCAGCAGCAGTagctccagcagcagcagcagcagcagcagcagcagtaaggaGGAGATATTTGAGGAAgccaaggaagggaaggaagcagaccaggaggagcagcagtacAGCTCAGATAGAGATACATGGAGGGATTCTCTCAACCAGGCATGGATGGAGTCCCTTGGAGAAATTGGTGAAAAGTCCCACAATGTTCAGGTCACTAATGGCACCACTGGTCAGAGCACAGCAGTGGAGGTGACCCAGCAGTCTTCCAGCAGTGCTGGCGACCGAGTGCTGACAACACGGGTCTCTCAGGATTCCTTTGTTGACTATGGTGGTCAGATCTTGACAATGCAGGTCTCCCAGGAGTCCTTCAGCAGTAATGGTGGGCAGGTCTCCATGACTCAGGCTTCTCAGGAGGTCTCTAGCTGTGCCGGTGGCCAGATCCTAACAAAGCAGATCTCTCAGGAGTCATGTAGCAGTGCCAGTGGTCAAGTCACAGTGATGCAAGTGTCAAAGGAGGTTTTTAGCAGTGCCACTGGACAAGTGTTGACCTCGCAGGTTTCTCGAGAGTCGCATGGCAGTGCCAGCGGCCAGGTGTCGGTGACACAGGACGCTCAAGGGTCCAGCAGCACTCCACGTCGTGGACTCTTGATGACACAGTTATCTCGAGAATCACTGGGCAGTGCTGGTGGTCGGGTCTCCAAAAGGCAAGTGTCCCGAGAGTCCTCCACCAACAGTGAGACAGTGACATCATATGGCCAGCAGACGCAGCACATCCAGGTGGTGTCCAGCAGCCACAAGAGGAGCCACAGGTCCTCCAGCAGCTCATCCCTAGATGGAGTGGAAGGCAAGGATCAGATAGGCCACAGAAGGAAGAGGTTGAGTGCAAGCGAGTATTCAAGTCATGAGTCTGATAGTGGTGGCTCCAGCAGCACACCTATCTCGCCTCTGAGCGCCAAACCCCCCGAGCTGCAGCAGATAATAAGGCAGTCTGCGTCGTCCTCCGGCATTGCAGAGGAGACGAACCTTCCTCCTGCAGGCGAAGAACCAGTGCTCAGTGAGATGAAGTTTGAGCTGTCAAGTTGGCCTTCCAGGAGTGAGTCAGTGCGCAAAGTTAAGGTGATGGCACACAAGCCTGTCAAGAGGTCCATCACCAGCGACCCGTCCGTGCAGCACATTTACACAGGTGCTATGGAGCGTCACATTAAAGAGCTCAAAG ATGAGCgagagagtgtgcagaagaaGACCTTCATGAAGTGGGTCAACTCGCACCTGGTCCGGGTCAGCACACGCATCGGGGACCTGTACGTTGACCTACGCGATGGCAAGCAGCTCCTCAAACTGCTGGAGATCCTGTCAGGGGAGCGGCTG CCACGACCCACcaagggaaagatgaggatCCACTGCCTGGAGAATGTGGACAAGGCTCTGCAGTTCCTGCGAGACCAGCGGGTGCACCTGGAGAACATGGGCTCCCATGACATAGTGGACGGCAATGCCCGCCTCACCCTCGGCCTCATCTGGACCATCATCCTCCGCTTCCAGATCCAGGACATCACCATTGAGGAGACAGAGAACCAGGAGACAAAGAGCGCCAAGGATGCTCTCCTCCTGTGGTGCCAGATGAAGACTGCTGGCTACCACAACGTCAACATCAGGAACTTCACCACCTCCTGGAGGGACGGTCTTGCCTTCAACGCCATCATCCACAAGCACCGTCCAGACCTGGTGCAGTATGAGAAGCTGTCACGTTCAAACCCCATCCACAACCTCAACAATGCCTTCACTACAGCTGAAAACAAACTTGGCCTCACAAAACTTTTAGATGCCGAAGATATTTTTGTTGAGCAGCCTGACGAGAAGTCCATCATCACTTATGTCGTcacctactaccactacttctccAAACTAAAGCAGGAGACTGTGCAGGGCAAGCGTATTGGCAAGGTAGTTGGCATCGCAATGGAGAATGACAGGATGATCAAGGAATATGAGAATCTGACCTCGGATCTTCTGAAGTGGATTGAGACAACAATCGAGAGCCTCAATGACCGAGCTTTTGCTAACTCCCTGACAGGAGTACAGACTCAGCTGACACAGTTCAACACCTACCGCACAGTGGAGAAGCCTCCCAAGTTTGTGGAGAAAGGTAACCTTGAAGTGCTACTCTTCACTCTGCAATCCAAGATGAGAGCCAACAACCAGAAGCCGTACCTGCCAAAGGAGGGCAAGATGATCAGCGACATCAACAAGGCCTGGGAGCGCCTGGAGAAGGCTGAGCATGAGAGGGAGCTGGCTCTGAGAGAGGAACTGATTCGCCAAGAAAAACTGGAGCAGCTGGCTGCAAGGTTCAACCGCAAGGCTGGGATGAGAGAGACTTGGCTGTCTGAGAATCAGCGCCTTGTCTCCCAGGACAACTTTGGCTTTGACCTGGCAGCTGTGGAAGCCGCCGCCAAGAAGCACGAGGCCATTGAGACAGACATCTTTGCCTATGAGGAGCGAGTGCAGGCTGTTGTTGCCGTGGCACAAGAGTTGGAGGCGGAGAACTATCATGACATTGAGCGCATCAATGCCAGGAAGGACAATGTTCTCCGATTATGGAATTACCTGCTTGAACTGCTGCGTCTCCGCCGCATGAGGCTGGAACTGTCCCTGCAGCTGCAGCAGAACTTCCAGGAGATGATTTACATCCTGGACTCCATGGAGGACATGAAGGTGCGCCTCCTGAGCGAAGACTACGGCAAACACCTCATGGGTGTGGAGGACCTGCTGCAGAAACATTCCCTCCTGGAGGCAGACATCAACGTGCTGGGTGAGCGCGTGAAGACAGTCATTGAACACTCCCAGAGGTTCCTGGATGATGAGCAGGTGGAGGGCTACCGGCCCTGTGACCCATCCATCGTGCTGGAGCGTGTGCAGCAGCTGGAGGACGCCTACGGTGAGCTGGTGAAGCTGGCCGTGGAGCGCAGGCTGCGTCTGGAGGAGTCCCGCAAGCTGTGGCAGTTCTACTGGGACATGGCAGAGGAAGAGAACTGGATCAAGGAAAAGGAACAGATTCTGTCCACCTCAGACATTGGGCATGATCTGATCACTGTCAACTTGCTACTCACCAAGCACAAGACTGTGGAAGAGGAGCTTTCTTCTCATGAGCCACAGCTTATGGCTTGTGTCAAGATTGGAGAAGAACTCATTGCACAGCAGCACTTTGGTTCTGACAAGATTCAGGAGAGAATTGATGAAATTATGGGCATGTGGAACAACCTTAAGGAGAAGTCAGCCAACCGCAAGAAGCGGCTGACAGATGCCGTGGACCTGCACCAGTTCTACACTGAGGCTGATGACGTGGACACCTGGATGCTGGATATCCTGCGCCTGGTCTCCAGCGAGGACACCGGCAGGGATGAGGCTACCGTTCAGTCTCTCCTCAAGAAACACAAGGACGTCACAGAAGAGTTGAAGAATTATGCCACAACCATTGAGGCTCTTCACCAGCAGGCCTCAGAACTCAATGAAATTGACAGGGAATCACCTGATGTGGTTGAGAGGCTTGCTTCCATTGACAGAAGGTACAAGGAACTGTTAGAACTGGCTAAGATGAGGAAGCAGAGGCTGCTTGATGCTCTGTCACTGTACAAGCTGTTCACTGAGGCTGATGGAGTGGAGCAATGGATTGGGGAGAAGGAGCGCATGCTGCAGACCATGGTGCCAGCCAAGGACATTGAGGACTGTGAGATTATGAAGCACAGATATGAAGGATTTGAACAAGAAATGAATGCCAATGCAAGCCGTGTGGCCGTGGTGAACCAACTTGCTCGCCAGCTGCTGCACGTGGAACATCCAAATTCAGAAGACATCGTTGCCCGCCAGAACCAGCTGAACCAGAGGTGGGCAGAGCTCAGAGAAAAGGCTGAGAACAAGCGTGAAGAACTCAACTCTGCCCACGGTGTTCAGACATTCCACATTGAATGCAGAGAAACAGTTCTGTGGATTGAGGACAAGAAGAGAGTCCTGATGGAGACTGCTGATCTGGGAACTGACCTGAGCGGCATCATGACCCTGCAGCGTCGCCTGTCTGGCATGGAGCGTGACCTTGCTGCTATCCAGGCCAAGCTGGACTCTCTGGAAAGGGAAGCCGATAAGATCAGCCAGGAGCATCCCGAGGAGGCTGAACTCATCCGTGAGCGCGTCGAACAGATCCGTGCCGTGTGGGACCAGCTGACACAGCTGCTGAAGGAGCGTGATGCCAAGCTGGAGGAGGCTGGCGACCTCCACCGCTTCCTGCGCGACCTTGACCACTTCCAGGCCTGGTTGACCAAGACCATGACTGATGTGGCTTCAGAAGATATTCCATCTAACCTTGCAGAAGCAGAGAAGCTGCTGAGCCAGCACCAGTCTATCCGAGAGGAGATTGACAACTACACAGAAGATTACACAAAGATGATGGAGTATGGTGAGCGCATCACTGCAGAAGATGTCACTCCAGCAGACGATGCCCAGTATATGTTCCTGAGGGAGCGTCTCAAGGCCCTGAAGGATGGCTGGGCCGAGCTTCACCAGATGTGGGAGAACAGACAGCAGCTCTTATCTCAGTCTCTCAACTTGCAAATGTTCTTGCGAGATGCCAAGCAGGGAGAGGTGCTCCTAAGTCAGCAAGAACACTACCTGAGCAAGGATGAGACTCCTACCAACCTTGAACAGGCAGAAAACCTTATTAAGAGACATGAAGCCTTCCTCACCACCATGGAGGCAAATGATGAGAAAATCAATGGAATTTGTCAGTTTGCACAGAGGCTGCTAGATGAGGGACACTATGCTGTCGACAAGATCCAGAAGAAGGCAGAGAACATTGAGGAGAGGCGGCAGCAGAACAGAGAACGGGCCTTGGAGCAAATGGAACGATTACGGGACCAACTGCAGGTGCACCAGTTCCTGCAGGACTGTGAGGAACTCAATGACTGGGTGCAGGAGAAACACATCATTGCGCAGGACGAGAGCTACCGCTCAGCCAAGACTGTTCACAGCAAGTGGACTCGTCATCAGGCATTTGAAGCAGAGATTGCAAGCAACAAAGACAGGCTTGTCAGAGTGCAGCAGGCCGGAGAAGAATTGGTCAAGGAGAAACCAGAAATGGCTGAGATGATTGGACCAAAGATTTCAGAGCTAAATCAACACTTCGAAGACCTCGAAAGCACGACAAAGGAGAAGGGCGAACGACTCTTCGATGCCAACAGGCAAGTTCTGTACGAACAAACATGCGATGATATCGACACCTGGATGAGTGACCTCGAGAAACAGATTGAGGGTGGAGACACAGGCATGGACTTGACCTCTGTAAATATTTTGATGCAGAAGCAACATTTGATTGAAACACAAATGGCAGTCAAGGCCAAACAGGTAGAACAGCTCGAGAGTCAGGCAGATTACCTGCAGCGTATGGATCCAGAAAAGACAGATAAGGTCAAGTCAATGAAGGCCAAGGTGGAAGCCAAGTTCGAGTCCCTGAAGGCACCTCTTCTTGACCGAAATGAAGCcctgaataagaagaaagaggctTTCCAGTTCAGGCGAGATGTGGAGGATGAGAAGCTCTGGATCCAGGAGAAGATGCCTCAAGCCACCAGCTCTGAGTACGGCAACTCCCTCTTCACCGTCCACATGCTGAAGAAGAAGCTGCAGAGTCTGAGCACAGAGATTGACAACCATGAGCCCAGGATCAACCTTGTGTGCGAGAATGGACGCAAGCTTATCGAGGCTGGACACACAGACGCCGATGAATTCCACAAGCTGCTGGAGGAGCTGCTGGATGACTGGGCGAAGCTGAAGGACGCCATGGAATTCCGACGATCCAAACTCATGGTGTCTGAGAAGGCCCAGCAGTACCTCTTTGACGCCAGCGAGGCCGAGGTCTGGATGAGTGAGCAGGAGCTGTACATGATGGTGGAGGACAGAGGCAAGGATGAACTTTCTGCCCAGAACCTGATGAAGAAGCACCAGAGCCTCGAGAGTGATGTCACTGACTATGCTGAGACCATCCGACAGCTGGGCGAGACAGCCAGACACCTCATCAGTGAAGAGCACCCTGACAG TGAACAGATCAGCAAAAGACAGTCCCAGATTGACAAGCTGTACGCTGGCCTGCGGGATCTTGCCGTGGAGCGACGCAGCAAACTGGACGAGGCACTGAAGCTCTTCATGCTGAACCGAGAAGTGGACGACCTGGAACAATGGATTGCCGAGAGGGAGGTCGTGGCTGGGTCTCATGAACTTGGCCAGGACTACGACCACGTTACG ATGCTTCGAGACAGATTTAAGGACTTTGCCAGAGACACAGAGACCATTGGCAATGAGCGGGTTGCAGCTGTTAACGAGATTGCTGACCAGCTCATCTCTGCTGGCCACTCTGATGCGGCCACCATCGCTGAGTGGAAGGATGGCCTCAACGAGTCATGGGCTGACTTGCTGGAGCTCATTGAGACGCGCACACAGATGCTTGCTGCCTCATGGGAGCTGCACAAGTTCTTCCATGACTGCAAGGATGTGTTGAGTCGCATTCTTGAGAAGCAGAACAGCATTTCAGACGAGCTTGGCCGTGATGCTGGCTCAGTGTCGGCCCTGCAGAGGAAACACCAGAACTTTGTCCAAGATTTGGTTATGCTTCAGCAGCAG GTGCAACAAATTCAGGATGATTCTTCTAAACTGCAAGCTGCATATGCGGGTGACAAAGCTCGAGAAATCACAAACCGAGAGGCAGAAGTTGTGTCTGCCTGGCTGAACTTGCAGGGCATGTGTGAGGATCGCAGAGTTAAGCTCAGTGACACAGGTGATCTGTTCAAGTTCTTCAACATGGTGCGCACACTCATACTGTGGATGGATGATGTTATCAGACAGATGAACACTACCGAAAAACCAAG GGATGTGAGTGGTGTAGAATTGCTGATGAACAACCACCAGAGTCTGAAGGCAGAAGTGGACGCCCGGGAGGACAacttcaatgtgtgtgtgtctcttggGAAGGAGCTGCTTGCCCGCAACCATTACGCCACGCCGGAGATCAAGGAGAAGCTCATGTCCCTCAGCAACCAGCGCATCAACATGCTGCAGCGCTGGGAGGAGCGATGGGAGCACTTACAGCTCA TTTTGGAGGTGTACCAGTTTGCTCGTGACGCTTCAGTGGCAGAGTGTTGGCTCATGGCACAGGAACCTTATCTTGTATCAGCTGAATTTGGT AGATCAATTGATGAGGTTGAGAACCTGATCAAAAAGCATGAGGCATTTGAGAAAGCTTGTTCGGCCCAGGAGGAACGGTTTGCTGCCCTGGAGCGGCTGACCACG CTTGAAATTAAAACACTCAGTCGTCGAGACTCTTCCTTAAAGAATAGGGACTGGAGCAGCCGCCGTCTCTCCATGCCCTCCTGCCCCACTCACTCTTATGGCTCACACCACAGCTCCTCCCCGGCCTCCATACTCCCTTTCTTTACTGCATTTTCCTGCCCTTCTTTGAGTATGTTCCACTCCACACAAGTCAACAGTGGCTTGAGAATGCCAGATATTAGGATTCAACCTCCTGTGCTCAGTGGAATTAGAAAACGTAAGCGTCTTAAATCTGCTTCTAACCCACAGTTGTCACAGACCATCAACTTCAAAGATTCTGACACAAATGGTCTGTTTCATGATATACGATTTGAACGTGGCAACTATTTTGAAGGCCAGCAATCCAATATTCACTTGGGCCTTCCATTGCAATCAGATGCTGGCACCTCACTGTTCTTGAATTCACGAACTTCTGGCAGTAATCACCAGTCAACAGACAGCTTAGGCAGACATGACTCTGTATCCCCAGTGGACTCCCTTGAAGGCCCAGAGCATGAGCTTGTGTCTGCTAGTCCAATTCAAGAATTTGTTAGTGTGGACAAGTATGAATCGCCTTATTTAGAGGAATCAGCTTATCGCATTTCATCGTTCTGCTTGCAACacaatggtggtagtggtgcccCAGATGTGAGTGATGAGGAGGTCTATGTTTCATCAGGGAATAATAGATTTTACATGAGAAATCCATTGTTAGTCTATTCAGACAGTATGGACAGTTTGGAAGAGGGCCCCACACTGCCACCCATCTATGAGGTTGAGGGCGAGGGATCTGAGATAACTGAGTTAGCAAGTTCACCAAAATCTAGTCAGCTTTTAAGGACAGAGTGCACTGAAGGGGGAGTTGAGAAACCTAAGGCACAAGCACAGCAACAGAGACACTCGTGCCATGACTCCTGTGCTCAGTATTGCTCTCAGAACGACTCCATCATGAGCTACTATTCTGTCGTCCCTcctgaagaagggagggaaagtgtgcGCAATGTTGACCACCTGGTAGATAGGCTGGATGTGAAGCACTTGCACAgttgttcctctccttcctctcctttccccctcactccaccCAACACTTGTGATTCCTCTCCTAAGCTGAGTAACACTATAGCACCAAGAAATAACCTGCATGCTCTGTCGGGTGTAGAG TTTGAGTTGAAAGaactaaagagaaaacaagaagaggaggaggaagaacggcAGCGACAAGAGGAGCTAGCAAGACAGGCAGCTGCTCCCCCACCACAGTCCCCCGACCAACCCACGGACGG AGTCGATGGTTCAGGAGAAGATTCCCACTTGAATGGAGAGGAGCATGATGAATCACGAGAAG CCGTTGAGCCACCATCGGCTGTTGCTCCCCCCAAGGGCCACCCCCATACATTGCCCCGAG CCCCTACTCCTGCTAGCAAGGAGTCGCGACGGAGGGTGCGTTCTAGATCCAAGTCTCCATTCCGCTCTTTCCGCTGGAAGAAAACCAAGACTTCTCCATCCGAAGCACCGGGTAGTGCATCTGACGATGAATCGAACCTGGAAAGGGCAGCag CCCCCAAACACCCACCCTCAGTGGCCCCCTCAGCGACCGCTACCTCGGCAGTGGCCCCCTCGGCCCCTGCGCCGGCCAAGGAAG AGAGACCAAGCCCAACCGGTGACGAGGACCAGCTGGAAGGTAGTCTGGTGCGCAAACATGAGTGGGAGTCGACCACAAAGAAAGCGTCCAACAG GTCGTGGGACAAGCTGTTCCTGGTTCTGCGAGGCAACACACTCTTCTTCTACAAGGACCGTAAGAGTTACCAGGCCGCCCCAGAGGTCTACTTCAGGGCTGAGATTCCCTGCGACCTCTCTGGGGGACAGGCCTCCGTGGCTGATGACTACACCAAGAAAAAGCATGTGCTGCGCCTGAG ATTGGTTAGTGGCTCTGAGTATTTGTTCCAAGCCAAAGATGAAGAGGAGCTGAACACATGGGTGGCTGCCCTTCAGGTGGCCACATCCGCTGAGGGTTCTGCTGGCCCATCCCGCTCCCAGACACTGCCGGCCGGCTCCGAGAAGAAGGACGAACCCAAGCGACGTAGTTTCTTCACCCTCAAGAAGAAATAA